The following are from one region of the Stigmatopora argus isolate UIUO_Sarg chromosome 9, RoL_Sarg_1.0, whole genome shotgun sequence genome:
- the mgarpa gene encoding uncharacterized protein mgarpa isoform X1 encodes MFACRSVWQRCGTLARRTAFKLPRDGLQRRPMSSMPGGSGENIVYAVLCGGAFVGAVAYAVNTVSTDSARFNDRINEIKARPRQEWTPKPWPPQGDEEGSAEEASEEVAAEIAADSVSDAVLESVVEGDEVVAEVAEEREVEMVAQEVVQVVEESAGAAEEQVAPEDPESNVVPTPCPLPEITEVHEEVATVDEEAALATLIVALPVVEQAVEPPPEVAPLEEEAPTPSQVAPPVEEAPGADEECLELGDIAPGVEDIPIPVEELALVDKVLIAVAVDETLVSGEAAPPVEEILVSAEEIPPVEEASASLEVINSQLVEEASTPVEAVPAVEESPVVEPVLSTVAGEETLVSAEAAPPVEEAPASLEAPATAVDDPIQVELTALNPLPAEEASTPMEEVPLELVPVVEEALAVVEAAPVVEEPTPEEAPARVECLSASEESPTVPTVVVQDVAVLAEIAPVVEVQAVVEDVPPTEEANLEPAPSPVEESVQKDPKQEYIVVVLEGTPKADKSPKVLGVAPLSGRIIPGPEDEDNRHVLRIQMQ; translated from the exons ATGTTTGCCTGCAGGTCCGTGTGGCAAAGGTGCGGAACTCTAGCCAGGAGAACGGCGTTCAAGTTGCCTCGGGATG GCTTGCAAAGGAGGCCCATGTCATCAATGCCTGGTGGTTCTGGGGAAAACATAGTCTATGCTGTGCTGTGCGGAGGAGCTTTCGTTGGTGCTGTGGCATAT GCCGTCAATACCGTGTCTACTGACAGTGCCAGGTTCAATGATCGCATTAATGAAATCAAAGCCAGGCCCAGGCAAGAATGGACGCCTAAACCATGGCCCCCTCAGG GGGATGAAGAGGGATCAGCGGAAGAAGCCAGCGAGGAAGTTGCTGCCGAAATAGCCGCCGATAGCGTGTCGGACGCGGTTTTGGAATCGGTTGTCGAGGGCGACGAGGTCGTCGCCGAGGTGGCGGAGGAGAGGGAAGTGGAGATGGTTGCCCAAGAAGTGGTCCAAGTTGTTGAGGAGAGCGCCGGAGCCGCAGAGGAACAAGTTGCTCCCGAGGACCCCGAAAGCAACG TGGTGCCGACCCCTTGCCCTCTGCCGGAGATAACGGAAGTTCACGAAGAAGTGGCGACGGTGGATGAGGAAGCAGCCCTAGCGACGCTAATAGTAGCTTTACCCGTGGTCGAGCAGGCAGTTGAGCCTCCTCCAGAGGTTGCACCGCTGGAGGAGGAGGCCCCGACACCGTCGCAGGTTGCACCACCCGTGGAAGAGGCCCCAGGAGCAGATGAGGAGTGTCTAGAACTAGGGGACATTGCACCAGGGGTTGAAGATATCCCAATACCAGTAGAGGAGCTAGCGCTTGTTGATAAAGTGCTCATAGCTGTAGCAGTTGACGAGACCTTGGTATCTGGAGAAGCAGCCCCACCTGTTGAGGAGATCTTGGTATCTGCAGAGGAAATCCCACCGGTTGAGGAGGCCTCAGCATCTTTGGAGGTCATAAACTCGCAGCTAGTGGAAGAGGCATCAACACCGGTAGAAGCGGTCCCAGCAGTAGAGGAGTCGCCAGTTGTTGAGCCAGTGCTCTCAACTGTCGCAGGTGAGGAGACCTTGGTATCTGCAGAGGCAGCCCCACCGGTCGAGGAGGCCCCGGCATCTTTGGAGGCTCCGGCAACGGCGGTGGATGACCCAATACAAGTAGAACTTACGGCGCTAAACCCATTGCCAGCGGAGGAGGCCTCAACACCAATGGAAGAGGTCCCACTGGAGCTTGTACCAGTGGTTGAGGAGGCCCTGGCGGTTGTAGAAGCTGCACCAGTGGTGGAAGAACCGACACCCGAAGAGGCCCCGGCGCGTGTAGAGTGTTTGTCGGCAAGCGAAGAGTCCCCAACTGTTCCTACAGTAGTGGTTCAAGATGTCGCAGTCCTTGCAGAGATTGCTCCCGTGGTTGAAGTCCAAGCGGTAGTTGAGGATGTTCCTCCAACAGAAGAAGCAAATCTGGAGCCTGCTCCCTCACCGGTAGAGGAAAGTGTGCAAAAAGATCCCAAGCAAGAGTACATTGTTGTGGTTTTGGAAGGAACACCCAAGGCGGATAAGTCTCCCAAAGTGCTCGGAGTGGCGCCGTTGAGTGGAAGAATCATCCCTGGACCAGAAGATGAG GATAATCGACATGTTCTTAGGATCCAAATGCAGTAA
- the mgarpa gene encoding uncharacterized protein mgarpa isoform X2, whose protein sequence is MFACRSVWQRCGTLARRTAFKLPRDGLQRRPMSSMPGGSGENIVYAVLCGGAFVGAVAYAVNTVSTDSARFNDRINEIKARPRQEWTPKPWPPQEIPIA, encoded by the exons ATGTTTGCCTGCAGGTCCGTGTGGCAAAGGTGCGGAACTCTAGCCAGGAGAACGGCGTTCAAGTTGCCTCGGGATG GCTTGCAAAGGAGGCCCATGTCATCAATGCCTGGTGGTTCTGGGGAAAACATAGTCTATGCTGTGCTGTGCGGAGGAGCTTTCGTTGGTGCTGTGGCATAT GCCGTCAATACCGTGTCTACTGACAGTGCCAGGTTCAATGATCGCATTAATGAAATCAAAGCCAGGCCCAGGCAAGAATGGACGCCTAAACCATGGCCCCCTCAGG AAATCCCGATAGCTTGA
- the prpf19 gene encoding pre-mRNA-processing factor 19 — MSLVCAISNEVPEHPCVSPVSSQVFERRLIEKYIVENGTDPMNGQPLSEEQLVDIKVSHPIRPKAPSATSIPAILKSLQDEWDAVMLHSFTLRQQLQTTRQELSHALYQHDAACRVIARLTKEVTAAREALATLKPQAGLITPQAAPASQPAVVGAAGEPMEIREQVGMTPEIIQKLQDKATILTTERKKRGKTVPEELVRSEDLGKYRQVASHAGLHSASVPGILAMDLCPSDTNKVLTGGADKNVVVFDKNEEQIVATLKGHTKKVTSVIYHPSQSVVFSASPDTTIRVWSVAGGNCVQVVRAHEAGVTGLSLHATGDYLLSSSEDQYWAFSDIQTGRVLTKVTDESAGCALTCAQFHPDGLIFGTGTADSQIKIWDLKERTNVANFPGHSGPVTSIAFSENGYYLATGAQDSSLKLWDLRKLKNFKTITLDNNYEVKSLVFDQSGTYLAVGGSDIRVYICKQWSEVLNFTDHTGLVSGVAFGENARFLSSAGMDRSLKFYSL; from the exons ATGTCGTTGGTTTGCGCAA TTTCAAACGAGGTGCCGGAGCACCCGTGCGTCTCTCCGGTTTCCAGCCAAGTGTTTGAACGCCGGCTCATCGAGAAGTACATCGTAGAGAATGGGACCGACCCGATGAATGGACAACCGCTGTCGGAGGAACAACTTGTCGATATCAAAG TGTCCCATCCAATCCGACCAAAGGCACCATCGGCAACAAGCATTCCTGCCATTCTAAAATCCCTCCAAGACGAATGG GATGCCGTCATGCTCCACAGCTTCACCCTAAGGCAGCAGCTGCAGACCACTCGCCAAGAGCTGTCGCACGCCCTCTACCAACACGACGCGGCGTGCAGAGTCATCGCCCGACTCACCAAAGAGGTCACGGCGGCCAGAGAAG CTCTTGCCACGCTCAAACCTCAGGCCGGTTTAATTACGCCTCAAGCAGCGCCCGCCTCTCAACCCGCCGTCGTG GGTGCTGCTGGAGAACCTATGGAGATAAGGGAGCAAGTGGGCATGACTCCAGAGATCATTCAGAAG CTTCAAGACAAAGCCACCATTCTCACCACAGAGAGAAAGAAG AGAGGAAAAACTGTTCCAGAGGAACTGGTTAGATCAGAAGACCTGGGCAAATACCGCCAAGTGGCCTCTCACGCC GGTCTTCACAGTGCTAGCGTGCCAGGGATTCTCGCAATGGATCTGTGTCCTTCAGACACCAACAAAGTGCTCACCG GCGGCGCCGACAAGAACGTGGTGGTGTTCGACAAGAACGAGGAGCAGATTGTGGCCACGCTGAAGGGTCACACCAAGAAGGTCACATCTGTCATCTACCATCCATCTCAG TCCGTGGTGTTCTCCGCATCTCCCGACACCACCATCCGCGTGTGGTCGGTCGCTGGGGGCAACTGCGTCCAAGTGGTGCGTGCCCATGAGGCGGGCGTCACCGGATTGTCCCTGCATGCCACTGGGGACTACCTGCTCAGCTCCTCTGAGGATCAG TATTGGGCCTTTTCTGACATCCAGACTGGCCGAGTCCTTACAAAGGTCACGGACGAAAGTGCGGGTTGTG CCCTCACCTGTGCTCAATTCCACCCTGACGGTCTCATCTTTGGTACCGGAACCGCTGACTCTCAGATCAAGATCTGGGACCTGAAGGAGCGCACCAACGTGGCCAACTTCCCCGGTCACTCTGGTCCCGTCACCTCCATCGCTTTCTCGGAGAACGGATACTATCTGGCTACTG GTGCACAGGATAGCTCTCTAAAACTCTGGGATTTGAGGAAATTGAAAAACTTCAAGACTATTACACTGGACAACAACTATGAG GTGAAATCCCTGGTCTTTGACCAGAGTGGTACGTACCTGGCTGTAGGAGGGTCCGACATCCGCGTCTACATCTGCAAACAGTGGTCCGAGGTCCTCAATTTCACAG ACCACACAGGTTTGGTGAGCGGGGTGGCCTTCGGCGAGAACGCTCGTTTCCTCAGCTCTGCGGGAATGGATCGAAGTCTCAAATTTTACAGCCTGTAA